Proteins encoded within one genomic window of Armatimonadota bacterium:
- the prpB gene encoding methylisocitrate lyase has protein sequence MIHAPLHAPGAQLRKLFEDEIVVMPGAFSAMTALAAYKAGAKAVYLSGGAMTNNQLGVPDIGLMTLTEMSSIAAQACQVAPVPIISDADTGFGAEWNAVRSVIEFERAGLAGIHIEDQVSPKRCGHLDGKAVVAREWMCSKIRAAVSAKKDSSFMILARTDAAAIEGVPVAIDRAKAYVDAGADGVFPEGLASEEEFEAFRAGLPGVPLLANMTEFGKTPLIPAARFGEMGYQMVIFPVSALRVMLKSVGSFYEDLLKTGTQEGWIERMATRDELYELIDYEEYTAMGKEWSGE, from the coding sequence ATGATCCACGCACCTCTCCACGCTCCGGGTGCACAGCTGCGCAAGTTGTTCGAGGACGAGATCGTCGTGATGCCGGGCGCGTTTTCGGCGATGACTGCGCTGGCGGCGTACAAGGCGGGAGCGAAAGCCGTGTACCTGAGCGGCGGGGCGATGACGAACAACCAGCTCGGGGTTCCGGACATCGGACTGATGACTCTGACAGAGATGTCGAGCATCGCCGCGCAGGCGTGCCAGGTCGCTCCGGTGCCGATCATCAGCGACGCAGACACGGGGTTCGGGGCAGAGTGGAACGCGGTGCGATCCGTCATCGAGTTCGAGCGGGCCGGTCTCGCGGGCATCCATATTGAGGATCAGGTTTCGCCGAAGCGGTGTGGACACCTGGACGGCAAAGCAGTCGTGGCGAGGGAATGGATGTGCTCGAAGATCCGTGCAGCGGTCTCGGCGAAGAAGGACTCGTCTTTCATGATCCTTGCCCGGACCGATGCAGCAGCTATCGAGGGCGTACCAGTGGCTATCGACAGGGCGAAGGCCTACGTCGACGCTGGAGCCGACGGCGTTTTCCCCGAAGGGCTGGCGAGCGAAGAGGAGTTTGAGGCGTTCCGGGCAGGCCTGCCGGGAGTGCCGCTGCTGGCCAACATGACCGAGTTCGGCAAGACCCCCCTGATCCCTGCGGCAAGGTTCGGCGAAATGGGCTACCAGATGGTGATCTTCCCCGTCTCCGCACTGCGAGTAATGCTGAAGTCCGTCGGTAGCTTCTATGAAGACCTGCTTAAAACCGGCACCCAAGAAGGGTGGATCGAGCGGATGGCGACGCGGGACGAACTGTACGAGCTGATCGACTATGAGGAGTACACCGCGATGGGCAAAGAGTGGTCGGGCGAATAG
- a CDS encoding glycine C-acetyltransferase, with the protein MNQTLQRWLKTNIQELHDKNLYKTPRVLESPARGRVRMDGKDVINFSSNNYLGLADHPKVKQAMVDAVERWGVGAGAVRWIGGTMQVHDELEERLAKFKNVEAVLVFTSGFTANSGCIPAVLSKKDVVISDALNHASIIDGVRLSSAKYRKSEGYVYDHKDMGMLEDILTKTQEFEKRMIITDGVFSMDGDIAPLPAIVELAEKYDAFVMVDDAHASGVLGKNGAGSTSHFDLYGRVDIQLGTLSKAIGVVGGYIAGSGSLKEWLINRGRPYLFSTAHPPAIAAALIAALDVMENDPEPMKRLWENAKWWKSALQEAGFDTMGTETPITPVFVGDEGDAQQMEKMLFDEGVYALSIGYPTVALGKARIRTMPSAAHTQEDLEEALQAFIRVRDKLGVKA; encoded by the coding sequence ATGAACCAGACGCTGCAGAGGTGGCTGAAGACCAACATCCAGGAGCTCCACGACAAGAACCTGTACAAGACCCCGCGGGTGCTCGAGTCGCCAGCACGCGGGCGGGTGCGGATGGACGGCAAGGACGTCATCAACTTTTCGAGCAACAACTACCTCGGCCTCGCCGACCACCCGAAGGTCAAGCAAGCCATGGTCGATGCGGTCGAGCGGTGGGGCGTCGGCGCGGGGGCTGTGCGGTGGATCGGCGGCACGATGCAGGTCCACGACGAGCTCGAGGAGCGTCTGGCTAAGTTCAAAAACGTCGAAGCGGTGCTGGTCTTCACGAGCGGGTTCACGGCGAACAGCGGCTGCATCCCAGCGGTGCTGTCGAAGAAAGACGTGGTGATCAGCGACGCGCTGAACCACGCCTCGATCATCGACGGCGTTCGTTTGTCCTCCGCCAAATACCGCAAGTCCGAGGGGTACGTCTACGACCACAAGGACATGGGGATGCTCGAAGACATCCTGACCAAGACGCAGGAGTTCGAGAAGCGCATGATCATCACCGACGGCGTATTCAGCATGGACGGCGACATCGCGCCGTTGCCTGCGATCGTCGAACTGGCGGAGAAGTACGACGCGTTCGTGATGGTCGACGACGCGCACGCTAGCGGGGTGCTCGGGAAGAACGGCGCGGGCTCGACCTCGCATTTCGATCTGTACGGCCGCGTCGATATCCAGCTTGGTACTCTGTCGAAAGCGATTGGCGTGGTCGGCGGTTACATCGCCGGGTCAGGTTCATTGAAGGAGTGGCTGATCAACCGCGGCCGTCCGTACCTCTTCAGCACCGCGCACCCGCCAGCGATCGCCGCCGCGCTCATCGCTGCGCTCGACGTGATGGAGAACGATCCCGAGCCGATGAAGCGGCTTTGGGAGAACGCGAAGTGGTGGAAGAGCGCGCTGCAAGAAGCGGGGTTCGACACGATGGGCACCGAGACGCCGATCACGCCGGTGTTCGTCGGCGACGAGGGCGACGCGCAGCAGATGGAGAAAATGCTGTTCGACGAGGGCGTCTACGCGCTCTCGATCGGCTACCCGACCGTCGCCCTCGGCAAAGCCCGCATCCGCACCATGCCCAGCGCCGCCCACACCCAAGAAGACCTCGAGGAGGCGCTGCAAGCGTTCATCCGCGTGCGCGACAAGCTCGGGGTGAAGGCTTGA
- a CDS encoding citrate synthase (catalyzes the formation of citrate from acetyl-CoA and oxaloacetate) — MSVTAYPNYSPGLQGIIAGITTISKIVSDTSTLTYRGVNVHDLAEKGSFEETAHLLVVGHLPNAQELADFKAELAKGRALPKAVIDALRLTPKNMHPMDQLKVGYSVLCAFDPDYANSDHDANVRKAIRIMAAAPAIVAAGYRLKNGQEPVDPDPELDTAANFLYMLHGEKSDDFTVKTMDTSLTLYAEHTYNASTFACRVTVATLSDVYSGIVTGIGTLKGSLHGGANEKAMEMLQEIGSVENAEPWIRDALATKKKIMGFGHREYKKGDSRVPMMSKMAKEIGQRKGNTKWGDIANVLEKIMLDEKGIHPNVDFPAAYAYFLLGIPIPLYTPIFVIARVSGWSAHAIEQLDNNRLIRPTCIYEGPENVGYTPIESR; from the coding sequence ATGAGCGTGACCGCGTATCCGAACTACAGCCCCGGCCTGCAGGGGATCATTGCCGGCATCACGACGATCTCAAAGATCGTCAGCGACACCAGCACCTTGACCTACCGAGGCGTCAACGTCCACGACCTCGCCGAAAAGGGCAGCTTCGAAGAGACCGCGCACCTGCTGGTCGTCGGGCACCTGCCGAACGCGCAGGAGTTGGCGGACTTCAAGGCCGAGCTGGCCAAGGGTCGCGCATTGCCGAAGGCGGTCATCGACGCGCTGCGGCTCACGCCGAAGAACATGCATCCGATGGACCAGCTAAAGGTCGGTTACTCGGTGCTCTGCGCTTTCGACCCGGACTACGCGAACTCCGACCACGATGCCAACGTTCGCAAGGCGATCCGGATAATGGCCGCCGCGCCGGCGATCGTCGCCGCTGGATACCGTCTCAAGAACGGCCAAGAGCCTGTCGACCCCGACCCCGAGCTCGACACGGCCGCCAACTTCCTCTATATGCTCCACGGCGAGAAGTCCGACGACTTCACCGTGAAGACGATGGACACAAGCCTGACGCTCTACGCGGAGCACACGTACAACGCCTCGACCTTCGCCTGCCGCGTGACCGTTGCGACCCTGAGCGACGTCTACAGCGGCATTGTGACCGGCATCGGAACCCTCAAGGGCTCCCTGCACGGCGGAGCGAACGAGAAGGCGATGGAGATGCTCCAGGAGATCGGGTCGGTCGAGAACGCCGAGCCGTGGATCCGAGACGCGCTGGCGACCAAGAAGAAGATCATGGGGTTCGGCCACCGCGAGTACAAGAAGGGCGACAGCCGCGTCCCGATGATGTCCAAGATGGCCAAGGAGATCGGCCAGCGCAAGGGCAACACCAAGTGGGGCGACATCGCCAACGTGCTCGAGAAGATCATGCTCGACGAGAAAGGGATCCACCCGAACGTCGACTTCCCCGCCGCCTACGCCTACTTCCTGCTGGGAATCCCGATCCCGCTCTACACGCCGATCTTCGTGATCGCGCGCGTGAGCGGCTGGAGCGCCCACGCGATCGAGCAACTCGACAACAACCGGCTCATCCGACCGACGTGCATCTACGAAGGCCCCGAGAACGTCGGGTACACGCCGATCGAGAGCCGCTGA
- a CDS encoding ABC transporter ATP-binding protein, translating into MALLSVRDLNVHIQDAHILRGVSFDVEPGDTLGVVGESGCGKSMTGLTLMGMLPRTARITKGSVEFGGRDLTSISKKEWLKIRGQEISMVMQDPFTSLNPMMRVGDQIAEVFRLHHGQRRKEARANALEMLKKVGVPAPEDSYRKFQHQMSGGQRQRIVIAIAFASKPKLLIADEPTTALDVTLQAQILHLLRDLQKQENTAVILISHDIGVIGCLATNIAVYYAGRVVEFGRAEAVLKSPVHPYTQALLAALPRVGQERLASIGGQPPNLAKLPPGCSFAPRCPKRFDACKVEPGLLALGQERLSACWLAQADSATPPAES; encoded by the coding sequence ATGGCCCTGCTGTCAGTGCGCGACCTGAACGTTCATATTCAGGACGCACATATCTTGAGGGGCGTCTCGTTCGACGTTGAACCTGGGGACACGCTCGGCGTAGTCGGGGAATCGGGCTGCGGCAAGTCGATGACCGGGTTGACTTTGATGGGGATGCTGCCGCGCACGGCCCGAATCACGAAAGGAAGCGTCGAGTTCGGCGGCCGCGACCTCACGTCGATCTCGAAGAAGGAGTGGCTGAAGATTCGCGGCCAGGAGATCTCGATGGTCATGCAGGACCCGTTCACCAGCCTCAACCCGATGATGAGGGTCGGCGACCAGATCGCGGAGGTGTTCCGGCTGCACCACGGTCAGCGTCGGAAAGAGGCGCGGGCAAACGCGCTAGAGATGCTCAAGAAGGTCGGCGTTCCGGCGCCAGAGGATTCATACCGCAAGTTCCAGCATCAGATGAGCGGCGGGCAGCGTCAACGAATCGTCATCGCGATCGCGTTCGCGAGCAAGCCGAAACTGCTCATCGCAGACGAGCCGACGACCGCGCTGGACGTAACGCTGCAAGCGCAAATCCTGCACCTGCTGCGAGACTTGCAGAAACAGGAGAACACCGCCGTAATCCTGATTTCGCACGACATCGGGGTGATCGGCTGTCTCGCCACGAACATCGCGGTCTACTACGCCGGTCGGGTCGTAGAGTTCGGGCGGGCGGAAGCGGTGCTGAAATCGCCGGTCCATCCGTATACGCAGGCTTTGCTCGCGGCTCTTCCGCGCGTCGGCCAGGAGCGTCTTGCGTCGATCGGCGGCCAGCCGCCGAATCTAGCGAAGCTCCCGCCTGGCTGCTCGTTCGCTCCGCGGTGCCCCAAGCGATTCGACGCGTGCAAAGTCGAGCCAGGCTTGCTGGCGCTTGGGCAGGAGCGGCTGTCAGCTTGTTGGCTGGCTCAGGCAGACAGCGCTACTCCCCCAGCAGAGAGTTGA
- the alr gene encoding alanine racemase, translating into MDPYPRTWVEVDLPALGRNLTVVRGIVGSEVKVALVAKADAYGHGLVPVCRYALRFGADYLAVATVQEGIALRDAGIDAPILVLSPMLPVEADQAAFYGLEITVEGLEMSQELSRAALECGRDVNLHLKVDTGLSRFGCKPEEADDVAEAITELPGVDLIGVSHHFATASDPDSAKRQMRRFRDAIEACERNGITFAIRHEANSTATVTYPESHLDMVRVGMMAYGFGGHADIEPVLSWYSRISSLRAVGPGATLSYGETFAVERDMLIATVGVGYGDGYPRRLDSSAFVLIRGQRAPVVGAVCMDQVLVDVTKIEGAVPGDVVTLIGDGVTAAQLAEAAGTISHEIVTRIMSRVARRYLYD; encoded by the coding sequence GTGGATCCGTATCCTCGTACCTGGGTTGAAGTGGATTTGCCCGCGCTCGGTCGGAACTTGACCGTCGTGAGGGGCATCGTAGGTTCGGAGGTCAAGGTGGCCCTGGTGGCCAAGGCCGACGCCTACGGGCACGGCCTGGTCCCGGTGTGCAGGTACGCGCTTCGCTTCGGCGCTGATTACCTTGCAGTGGCCACCGTTCAAGAGGGCATAGCCCTGCGCGATGCAGGGATCGACGCGCCGATTCTGGTCCTCTCCCCCATGCTCCCAGTTGAGGCCGACCAGGCGGCGTTCTACGGCCTGGAGATCACGGTCGAAGGGCTCGAAATGAGCCAGGAGCTGAGCCGCGCGGCGCTGGAGTGCGGGCGAGACGTGAACCTTCACCTTAAGGTCGATACCGGACTATCGCGGTTCGGGTGCAAGCCGGAAGAGGCCGACGACGTGGCGGAGGCGATCACAGAGCTCCCGGGAGTAGATCTCATCGGCGTATCGCATCACTTTGCAACGGCGTCCGACCCGGACTCCGCAAAGCGCCAGATGCGACGGTTCCGCGATGCGATAGAAGCCTGCGAGCGAAACGGGATCACGTTTGCCATCCGACATGAGGCCAACTCGACTGCCACCGTGACCTACCCTGAGTCGCACCTCGACATGGTCCGCGTCGGAATGATGGCGTACGGGTTCGGCGGGCATGCAGACATCGAGCCGGTGCTCAGTTGGTACAGCCGGATTTCGTCGCTGCGCGCGGTCGGACCGGGTGCGACACTCAGCTACGGTGAGACGTTTGCAGTTGAACGAGACATGCTTATCGCTACGGTCGGAGTCGGATACGGCGACGGTTACCCGCGGCGGTTGGACAGTAGCGCCTTCGTTTTGATTCGCGGCCAGCGCGCGCCGGTCGTGGGGGCCGTCTGCATGGATCAGGTGCTCGTGGACGTCACCAAAATCGAAGGCGCAGTACCGGGAGACGTCGTCACGCTCATCGGCGACGGGGTCACCGCCGCGCAGCTCGCGGAGGCGGCGGGCACGATCTCGCACGAGATCGTAACGCGCATCATGTCCCGCGTCGCACGCCGGTATCTGTACGACTAG
- a CDS encoding hydroxyacid dehydrogenase, translating to MKVLVADKLEQSALDGLSDLGYEVVSNPDLKERALADALKETQAEILIVRSTRVPENVMDGSNLSLIIRAGSGYNTIDVEAASTRGTYVANCPGKNSIAVAELAFGLMLALDRFIPDNVAELRAGKWNKKRFGKGKGLYGRTLGIIGLGNVAQELIVRAQAFGMNVVGFSRFLTPESAVGLNIGRAESLEELAQQSDIVSVHVALRSETTRMIDKRFFDAMKDGAYFINTSRAEVVVQDDLIAAVNSGKIVAGLDVIEGEPTTGEASYDGEIKDIPGIYCTHHIGASTAQAQGAVADEVVQIVKEFVSSGGVPNVVNVTRGEIATHLLVVRHLDKVGVLAHVFDVLRDDSVNVQEMENVILGKAKAAIAHVSLDKAPSEQALVTIRTHSDIFDASVLPISTN from the coding sequence ATGAAAGTTCTAGTCGCCGACAAGCTCGAACAGAGCGCCCTCGACGGGCTCAGCGACCTCGGGTACGAGGTTGTCAGCAATCCCGATCTGAAGGAAAGGGCTCTCGCCGATGCTCTGAAAGAGACGCAGGCTGAAATCCTGATCGTGCGCTCTACGAGGGTTCCCGAGAACGTTATGGACGGCTCAAACCTATCGCTGATTATTCGCGCCGGCTCCGGCTATAACACCATTGACGTCGAGGCAGCCAGCACGCGTGGGACTTACGTCGCGAACTGCCCAGGCAAGAACTCGATCGCGGTGGCCGAGCTGGCGTTCGGGCTGATGCTCGCTCTCGACCGCTTCATCCCCGACAACGTCGCAGAGCTGCGAGCCGGAAAGTGGAACAAGAAGCGGTTCGGCAAAGGAAAGGGGCTGTACGGTCGCACGCTCGGCATCATCGGCCTGGGCAACGTGGCCCAAGAGCTGATCGTGCGCGCGCAGGCGTTCGGGATGAACGTCGTGGGGTTCAGCCGGTTCTTGACGCCGGAGTCCGCAGTCGGTCTGAACATCGGTCGCGCGGAGTCGCTCGAGGAGTTGGCGCAACAGTCAGACATCGTCTCGGTGCACGTCGCGCTCCGTTCGGAGACGACGAGGATGATCGACAAGCGCTTCTTTGACGCGATGAAGGACGGGGCTTACTTCATCAACACCAGCCGCGCGGAGGTCGTCGTGCAGGACGACCTGATCGCGGCTGTCAACTCCGGCAAGATCGTCGCCGGACTCGACGTGATCGAGGGAGAGCCGACGACTGGCGAGGCGAGCTACGACGGCGAGATCAAGGATATCCCCGGAATCTACTGCACGCACCACATCGGCGCCAGCACCGCGCAGGCGCAGGGGGCCGTGGCCGATGAAGTCGTACAGATCGTAAAGGAGTTCGTCTCGAGCGGCGGCGTTCCGAACGTGGTGAACGTCACGCGAGGCGAGATCGCGACGCACCTGCTCGTCGTGCGGCACCTCGACAAGGTCGGCGTGCTCGCGCACGTGTTCGACGTGTTGCGCGACGACTCGGTGAACGTGCAAGAGATGGAGAACGTCATCCTGGGCAAGGCGAAGGCGGCCATCGCGCACGTCTCCCTGGACAAGGCGCCCTCGGAACAGGCACTGGTCACAATCCGCACGCACAGCGACATCTTCGACGCGAGCGTGCTGCCGATCTCGACCAACTAG
- the rmuC gene encoding DNA recombination protein RmuC, translating into MEGLIPIVVGFAGLVLGALVVYFADKRRLEDAMGMLNRGDEDLKAQQQRVTDLTDDLTESTQKCGVLEGQFEQAQRAHKERVEELNDMKKSATDAFKALAADALKDNREQFVEAAGEKIDPLSEQLKEYEELLIKMQVDHTERSTKTQASVKSLADELEKQRAMATDLKSLLKGPTQRGRVGEMMLEVILERVGLVDGKHYTMQQSSQVDGQTRRPDCTVFMPNNGRVVIDCKTPLNSYHDAMEVESEEDRATHLKRHAANVRRDIDALNSKQYRDEAVGNSLVVMYLPIEASLAAALYHDTEIMDYGLERNVVLSSPTMLFALLQTIALGWQQEQLRKNSAEVASLGTELITRLATVADHLRKLKGGLTSAVDGYNSAIGSIDSRLFATARKFQKLGVPGDTSELRLGEVSDDLRDFNKDELTSPPDRAAIEALTPLDDDEAEGEQPELAELTD; encoded by the coding sequence ATGGAAGGCCTGATTCCAATCGTCGTTGGGTTTGCCGGTCTTGTGCTCGGCGCTCTAGTCGTTTACTTCGCAGATAAGCGAAGGCTCGAGGACGCAATGGGGATGCTCAATCGGGGAGACGAAGACCTGAAGGCACAGCAGCAAAGGGTCACCGACTTGACGGATGATCTGACAGAATCGACCCAGAAGTGCGGCGTTCTCGAAGGGCAGTTTGAACAGGCGCAGCGGGCCCACAAGGAGAGAGTCGAAGAGCTGAACGACATGAAGAAGTCGGCGACGGACGCCTTCAAGGCCCTTGCCGCGGACGCCCTCAAAGACAACAGGGAGCAGTTCGTCGAGGCCGCAGGAGAGAAGATCGACCCGCTCTCGGAGCAGCTGAAAGAGTACGAGGAACTACTGATCAAGATGCAGGTCGACCACACTGAAAGATCTACTAAGACGCAGGCTAGCGTCAAAAGCCTCGCCGATGAACTCGAGAAGCAGCGAGCCATGGCGACCGATCTCAAATCCCTGCTGAAAGGCCCCACGCAGCGAGGCCGCGTCGGCGAGATGATGCTAGAGGTGATTCTCGAACGCGTCGGTCTCGTCGATGGCAAGCACTACACCATGCAGCAGTCGTCACAGGTCGATGGCCAGACGCGCCGTCCGGACTGCACCGTTTTCATGCCGAACAACGGCCGGGTCGTCATCGACTGCAAGACACCGCTGAACTCCTACCACGACGCGATGGAGGTGGAAAGCGAAGAGGATAGGGCGACGCATTTGAAGCGACACGCCGCCAACGTGCGCCGCGACATCGACGCGTTGAACAGCAAGCAGTACCGAGACGAAGCCGTCGGAAACTCGTTGGTCGTGATGTACCTGCCGATCGAGGCTTCGCTTGCAGCCGCGCTGTACCACGACACCGAGATCATGGACTACGGGCTGGAGCGGAACGTTGTTCTCTCGTCTCCGACGATGCTGTTCGCCCTGTTGCAGACGATCGCCCTGGGCTGGCAGCAGGAGCAGCTTCGGAAGAACTCGGCTGAGGTAGCGTCGCTTGGCACCGAACTGATCACGCGGCTTGCGACGGTGGCGGACCACCTAAGAAAGCTCAAGGGCGGTCTGACCAGCGCCGTGGACGGATATAACAGTGCGATCGGGTCGATAGATTCCCGCCTCTTTGCGACGGCGCGGAAGTTTCAGAAGCTGGGCGTTCCAGGCGACACGAGCGAACTCAGATTAGGAGAAGTCAGCGATGACCTGCGCGATTTCAACAAAGACGAGCTGACATCGCCCCCTGACCGGGCGGCCATTGAAGCGTTGACGCCTCTGGATGATGACGAGGCCGAAGGCGAACAGCCTGAACTCGCCGAACTGACTGACTGA
- a CDS encoding response regulator transcription factor, with the protein MSSTIRVVIAEDEPAFRSAIQRALTLMPECEVQAVCGDGQEAWEACEKQAPNVLLTDINMPRMDGMELMRRIVKMEKDTQIVVLTVSEEDDTVFEAFRAGALGYLLKTSSPQDVVDAIRLAHRGEAKVTPKIAAKVIIDFRRVKDDDETDDTELYVLSDRETEILELIAKGMRNKEIANHLSIAEKTVKNHVSNILKALQVNSRTEAAMKAVRAKLVQGS; encoded by the coding sequence ATGTCGTCCACGATCCGAGTCGTCATCGCCGAGGATGAGCCTGCGTTCCGCAGCGCCATCCAGCGAGCGCTGACCCTCATGCCGGAGTGCGAGGTTCAAGCCGTCTGCGGAGACGGCCAGGAGGCGTGGGAGGCCTGTGAGAAGCAGGCTCCGAACGTTCTCCTCACAGATATCAACATGCCCCGCATGGACGGAATGGAGCTCATGCGGCGGATCGTGAAGATGGAGAAGGACACCCAGATCGTCGTCCTGACCGTCAGCGAAGAGGACGACACGGTGTTCGAGGCGTTCCGCGCCGGCGCGCTGGGCTACCTTCTCAAGACCTCGTCGCCGCAAGACGTGGTCGATGCGATCCGGCTGGCGCACCGCGGCGAGGCCAAGGTGACGCCCAAGATCGCTGCCAAGGTGATCATCGACTTCAGGCGAGTCAAAGACGACGACGAGACGGACGACACCGAGCTGTACGTGCTCAGCGACCGCGAGACGGAGATCCTCGAGCTGATCGCGAAGGGCATGCGGAACAAGGAGATCGCCAACCACCTCTCGATCGCCGAGAAGACGGTCAAGAACCACGTGAGCAACATCCTGAAGGCGTTGCAGGTCAACAGCCGCACGGAGGCCGCGATGAAGGCCGTCCGCGCGAAGCTCGTGCAGGGGTCTTAA
- a CDS encoding TetR/AcrR family transcriptional regulator, translating into MNRDEQIRQAAYDILGNEGLEALHARTVAAKLGINHATVHYYFARRIDLLVAVAEYALHQLIRDRVQFQKGARGHRQKIENEIALAEAYCRPQSRFVKVLAGLYVAGIEYPQIRAKLGSIWDEWKGFIEEQLTKAKAADALKADSPYADAELLMATLFGMGIASHMLEDKFEPQRHLDTVFNSLLGE; encoded by the coding sequence GTGAACCGCGACGAGCAAATCCGACAGGCCGCTTACGACATCTTGGGGAACGAGGGGCTGGAGGCTCTCCACGCCCGGACGGTCGCCGCCAAGCTCGGCATCAACCACGCTACAGTGCACTACTACTTTGCTCGGCGCATCGACCTTTTGGTTGCGGTCGCCGAATACGCGCTGCACCAGCTCATTCGGGATCGCGTGCAGTTCCAAAAAGGCGCGCGAGGGCACAGGCAGAAGATCGAAAACGAGATCGCCCTCGCCGAGGCGTACTGTAGGCCGCAGAGTCGGTTTGTGAAGGTGCTGGCCGGGCTTTACGTCGCCGGGATCGAGTATCCTCAGATTCGCGCGAAGCTCGGCTCGATCTGGGACGAGTGGAAGGGGTTCATCGAAGAGCAGTTGACCAAGGCAAAAGCAGCCGATGCCCTGAAAGCGGATTCACCGTACGCCGACGCCGAGTTGCTGATGGCGACGCTCTTCGGGATGGGGATCGCGTCGCACATGCTCGAAGACAAGTTCGAACCGCAGAGGCACCTCGACACGGTGTTCAACTCTCTGCTGGGGGAGTAG